The Fontisubflavum oceani genomic interval AGGCGAGGAAGCGCGCGTGAAGATCGTGTTCATGGGAACGCCGGATTTTTCGGTGCCGGTGTTGGACGCTTTGGTGACGGCGGGCCACGAGATCGTCGCGGTCTATTGCCAGCCGCCGCGCCCGGCGGGGCGGGGCAAGAAAGACCGACCTTCGCCGGTCCAGGCGCGGGCGGAGGCGCTTGGGCTGCCTGTTCGGCATCCGGTCTCGCTGAAATCGGCAGAAGCGCAGGCGGAGTTTGCGGCTTTGGGTGCTGAGGTCGCCGTTGTTGTGGCCTATGGGCTGATCCTGCCGCAGGCGGTGTTGGACACGCCGACGCGCGGATGCCTGAACATCCACGCCAGCCTTTTGCCGCGCTGGCGCGGGGCGGCACCGATCCACCGGGCGATTATGGCGGGTGATGCGGAAACCGGGGTTTGCATCATGCAGATGGAGGCGGGCCTTGATACCGGGCCGGTTTTGTTGCGCCGGGCTGTGCCGATTGAGGCGGAAGAGACCACGGGCGCATTGCATGATCGGTTGAGTGCTCTGGGGGCCGAGGCGATTGTCGATGCGCTGGCTGGTTTGGATGCGCTGACGCCAGAGGTGCAGCCCGAAGACGGCGTGACCTATGCCGCGAAGATCGACAAAGCCGAGGCGCGTATTGATTGGGGCCAACCGGCCGTCGAGGTGGATCGGTTGATCCGAGGGCTGTCACCCTTTCCGGGCGCGTGGACGATGCTGGACGGGCGGCGGATCAAACTCTTGCGGAGCCGGGTGGCGACGGGTGATGGTGGCCCAGGTGAGGTGTTGGAGGGGTTGCGGGTGGCCTGCGGCAATGGCGCGGTCGAGATATTGGAGCTTCAGGCTGAGGGTCGAGCTCGGCAAGACGCCGCAGCGTTTCTGCGTGGCACCTCGGTATCGCCGGGGGTGGTTTTGGGAGAGATCAGATGATTCTGTTTTCGTTTTTCGGCTCGCTGATGATCGCAGGGATCGTGGCTTATCTGTTCGAAAAATGGGGCTGGACGCATAATGGGCTGATCCCGTCGGTCCTGATCGCGTTCGGTGCCGTGCTGATGTTGTTTTTCCTGCGCTCGCTTTTCGGGCTGAGCTTCGGGCGGCCCGGGGTGGACGCCATCATCGGCTCGGCTGCGGCGCTGATCTTGATCCCGACTGAATGGGCGAATCGGCGGCGAAATCGGCGGAAGTAAGCCCTGCGCCTGTTGCCAGATTGAGCGCCTTCGGCGCACTGTCTTTGGTTCGGGCAGCGATTTGTCGGGCGGTGTGGTCCGCAGGCGGGCTCTTGAGCGATCTTACGATTTCGGCGGGCGCGGTTTGTAGACCGGCAAGCGCCATCCGAAGGCCAGTGAGCCGGCGCGCAGGGCGAAACAAGTGGCGATGCAGGCGATGATTGGGGCGAGTGAATGGGGCGTTGCCAGAGGTGTGATCAGCGCCGCACCTGCCCCCGCGAAGGCGGCCGTGACATAAAGCTCCCCCTGTTTCAGAACCAAAGGTAACTCGTTACAGACCACATCGCGCATGAGCCCGCCAAGCGTGCCCGTGGCCACGCCCATCACGAGAACAATTGGGGCAGATTGATCCATCGCGATGGCGACGCTGACACCTGCGGCGACCGCAACGGCGAGGGCGGCGGCATCGAGCCAGAGGATCAGCCTATAGCGGCTTTCGAACAGATGAGCGGTGAAGAACACGATCAGCGCGGCGATGCAGGCGATGCCGAGATAAGTCGGATCGGCGAGCCAAAAGACCGGATCGCGGTTGAGCAACAGATCGCGGATTGTACCGCCGCCGACTGCAGTGAGGCAGGCGACAAAGAAGAACCCAATGATATCGAGTTGTGCGCGCGAGGCCACGAGTGCACCGGTCAGCGCAAAGATCGCCACGGACATATAATCGAGCGTCGCGATCATTTGGGTTTGAATGGCGCCATGCCGGCGCGCGCCAATTCGTCTGCGCGTTCGTTCTCGGGGTGGCCCGCATGGCCCTTGACCCATTCCCAAGTGACCTGATGGCGCGCATTGGCCGCGTCGAGGCGGCGCCAGAGATCTTCGTTTTTCACCGGCTTTTTCGTAGCGGTGCGCCAGTTGTTGCGCTTCCAATTATGCAGCCAGGCGGTGATGCCACCTTTGACATAGGCGCTGTCGGTGACGACAGTCAGCAAGGACGGGCGCTCCAATGCTTCCAGCGCGTGGATCGCGGCGAGAAGTTCCATGCGGTTGTTGGTGGTGTCGGACTCGCCGCCCTTTAGTTCACGGGTTTTGACGACGCGTTCACCGTCCCTCGCGATGAGCAAAGCGCCCCAACCTCCGGGGCCAGGATTGCCCGAACAAGCGCCGTCGGTATAAGCGAAAAGCTCAGCCATGGGCGGTGATCAAGATGAAGGGGTCTGTCGTGCCCGCAAGGCCCGCGCCAGTCCCGGTTGTGACATCCGATACGGTCAAGCCGAGGCCCTCCAAGGCTGTGCGCAACTCGGCCTCGGAATAATAGCTGTAGAATCGGCCCAAAGCATCGCGCCCTTCGCCCGCGCCGAGTTTCATACCCAAATAAAGATAGCCACCGGGCCGGAGCGCTTTCGCCAGCGCGGTGAGATGGCGCGGGAAATCGGCGCGCGGCGCATGAAGCAAGCTGAAGCTTGCCCAGATCCCGTCATACGCCTCTGTTTCAGTCACATCGTCGAAGGTGCCGTGACGGGCGTCGATGCCAACGGATCGCGCCGCGGTGACAAAGGCGGGGGTGGCATCCAAACCGGTCACCGCGAAGCCCGCATCTTGCATGGCTTTGGCTTGCAAACCGGGGCCGCATCCAAGATCGAGGATCGTCCCACCCGCAGGCAGGCTTGCAAGGAATGCCCGGAGGCTCTCGGTCTGCGCCTCGTTGATGTCCAAGGCGGCATAGCTCGCAGCCCGCGCATCATAGGCGTCAATCGTCCCCTGATCGCTCATGTGATGACCCCGATCCCGAGACAAACCACGACAACAGCGGTCAGGATCAGACGCAAACGCATCCACCATTGCGGCGCCAGCCTTTGTCGCCAAAACATGTAGTCGAGCGGCAGCAGCGCGATGAACCCGGCCAACAGTGCGACCGCGGCCGTGTTTGGATTGCCGCCAGCCATGAAGAACGCCCAAAGCGCGGGCAGGGTAGAGAGCGCATAGCCGCTGGCTGCGACAGCTCCCGCCGCACGTGTGGCAAAGCCCCAAAGCGTGCCAGACATGAAGCAAAGGATAACGATCCCATAGCTTTGCAGCACAAAAGGGCCGGTCAGGGCGGGGCCGAGGCTGCGCACCGACCACCCCTGGAGCGCGGGGCTCGCCAAAGTGGCCGCGCCCCAGAGAAAGGGGATCAGCCCGGCAAGCCCGAGGATCAGGGCGGAGGGAGGAATACGCATCATGGCCAGGGTTCTGCCCAAGCCGGTTGCGCTCGGCAAGGGCCGTTTGTCAGAAAACCGTTCAGCCTAGGGCCTGGTTCAAGCCCGCTCAAACGCCAAGCGACCCGCCAAAAGTGCAAAAATGCCGGCGAAGCTGCGGTTGAGCCAGCGCATGACCCGGGCGCTGCCCAAGATCCAACTGCGCGCCGCCGCCGCGAAGACGCCATAGAGCAGGAAGACGGCGAAGGTGAGTGCCATGAAGATCGCCCCGAGCAGCGCCATTTCCGCTGTCGCGCTGGCGGGATTGCCGGAGAGAAACGGCGGCAAGAGTGCCAGGAAGAAGATCGAAAGCTTGGGGTTCAAGATGTTGATGAGGGCACCGCGCCGGGCGATGCGCCACAGATTTTCGGGTTTTGCTTCTTCGCGGATCGCGAGCGCGCCATCGGATTTCAGGGCCTGCCAGGCGAGATAGAGCAGATAGGCGACCCCGGCGAACTTCACCACCTGGAAGAGCAGCGCCGAAGTGTGCAGGAGCGCGGCGAGGCCAAGCGTGGCGGCGAGCAAATGCGGCACGATCCCAAGCGTGCAGCCAAAGGCCGCAGAAATCGCGGCGCGCCGACCTTGGCCAAGGCCAAGGGCCAGCGTGTAGATCACGCCGGTGCCAGGGGCGATTACGACGACGAAAGCGGTGACGAGAAACTGTAGAGAAATCATGGTGCGCGCATCCTTCCGCAGAGGTATCCGCGAAGGAGAGCCGATTTAGGCGGGTTCGCGCAAGACCCTTGGGACCTTGAACTCGACATTTTCGACAGCCGTCTCGACTTGCTCGACCGAGACGTCATATCGCGCGCGGAAGGCGTCGATCACCTCGTTGACCAGAAGTTCCGGGGCCGACGCGCCGGCTGTGATCCCGATCGAGGTGATCCCGTCGAGCGCCCGCCAGTCGATATCCGTCGCGCGCTGGACAAGCTGCGCATAATCGCAACCCGCCCGCGCACCGACCTCGACCAGGCGTTTGGAATTGGAGGAGTTCGGCGCACCGACCACCAGCATGGCGTCGGCTCTCGGGGCCATCGCTTTGACCGCCTCTTGCCGGTTGGTTGTGGCGTAGCAGATGTCTTCCTTATGCGGCCCGATAATGGCGGGGAAGCGGCCCTGCAAGGCCGCGACAACCTCGGCCGTGTCATCCACGCTGAGTGTGGTCTGGGTGATGAAAGCCAGTTTCTCTGGATCACGCGGGGTAATCTCGGCGACATCGGCGACCGTTTCCACCAGGATCACTTCGCCGGGTGGCAGTTGCCCCATGGTGCCGACGGTTTCGGGGTGGCCCTCATGGCCGATCATCACCATTTGCAACCCGTTGGCGTGATGGCGTTCCGCCTCGATATGCACTTTGGAGACCAGCGGGCAGGTCGCGTCGACAAACACCATCTCGCGGCGCGCGGCCTCTGCGGGGACGGCTTTCGGTACGCCATGGGCCGAGAAGATCACCGGGCGGTCGTCGGGGCATTCGTCCAACTCTTCGACAAACACGGCTCCCTTGGCGCGAAGGTCGTCGACGACGAATTTGTTATGCACGATCTCGTGGCGCACATAGACCGGCGCACCCCATTTTCCGAGCGCCATTTCGACGATTTTGATCGCCCGGTCGACACCGGCGCAGAACCCGCGCGGGGCGGCGAGATAGAGCGTAAGGGGCGGTTTGGTCATCTGAGCCTCCGACATCAGGCGATAGGTAGGGGCAAGCGCCGTCGCCGTCCAGAGGCGGATCGGCGCAGCCGCTTGCCGGAACGCGATTTGCGGCGCAGGATGGAGGTGGGGAGAACATCATGGCATCGGATAAGGCGCATTGGGATGCGGTCTATGCCGCGCGGGACGAAGACGCGCTGACCTGGTTTGAGGCGACGCCAGATTTGTCGCTACAGATGATTCATGCCTATCTGATGCCAGCGGACGCCATTTTGGATGTTGGCGGCGGCGCATCGCGTCTCGTCGATGCGCTGTTGGCGGATGGATATGGCGATGTGACTGTCTTGGACCTATCCGATGCAGCCCTTGCGATCAGCCGGGATCGGTTGGGCGCACGCGCCGCGTCGGTCCGTTGGATCGCGGCAGACATTACAACCTGGCACCCAGACCGACAGGTAACGTTGTGGCATGACCGGGCCGTATTTCATTTCCTCACCACAAGGGAAGACCGCGCCGCTTATGTCGCCGCGATGAGGGCGGCTTTGAAACCCGGCGGCTACGCCATAATCTCAAGTTTTGCCTTGGATGGGCCCGAGACCTGCTCGAACCTGCCGGTTCAACGCTATGCGCCCGAGACGTTGGCCGCGACGCTGGAGGCGTTTGCGCCGGGCCAGTTTCGCTTGGTCGAGAGCCGCCCTCACGTGCATGTGACCCCCAAAGGCAATCAACAATCCTTTCAAATCAGTGTGTTTCAACGCATGTAAGATCGACGATCCAGCCAAATAGAATTCCGGAGACCCGCTGATGTTGATGCCCCGCCAGAAGACCCCTGACCTCACTGTGCCGCTTTTGGGAGGCGGTCAGTTCGATTTGAGCGCTGAGGACAGCCCGCGCGGCGTGGTCATCTGTTTCTACCGTGGACTGCATTGCCCGCTTTGTGCGACCTATCTGACAGAGTTCGAGAAACTTGCCGGTGACTTCGCCGAGCGGGGTGTGGCTTCGGTTGCGATCTCGTCGGATGGCCAAGAGCGGACACAAGCTATGGCTGATAAGATCGGCGCTGAGAAACTGCGCTTTGGTTATGATCTGACCCTTACAAAAGCGCGTGAATGGGGCCTCTATATCTCGACCTCGCGCGGGAAAACGTCAATTGGGATCGAAGAGCCACCGCTCTTTGCCGAACCAGGTCTGTTTCTGATTAACCCCGATCAAACGCTCTATTACATGTCGGTGCAGACCATGCCGTTTGTGCGCCCACATTTCCGGGAGCTGTTGGGGGCGGTCGATTTTGCCATCGACAAGAACTACCCGGCGCGGGGCGAGTATGACGGACCGATCTAGGATCTCTATTAACGAAAAACCCCGCCAAGTTGGCGGGGTTTGTATCTGATCAGGTCTCAACCGTTTCGATTTCATGCTCATCCATCTCCCGCGGTTCGCGGGGCGGTCGGCCAATAACGTCTTTCAACTCATCCAGTTCGATGAAGTTATCGGCCTGGCGGCGTAGATCGTCGGCGATCATCGGCGGCTGACTGCGAATCGTGGACACAACCGAGACGCGCACGCCCTTACGTTGGAGAGCGGCCACGAGCGGCCGGAAATCGCCATCGCCAGAGAAGATCACGATGTGATCGACATGCGGCGCAATCTCCATCGCATCGACGGCCAACTCGATATCCATATTGCCTTTGACTTTGCGGCGGCCCTGGCTGTCGGTGAATTCTTTGGCCGGTTTGGTGACCATGGTGAAGCCGTTGTAGTGCAGCCAATCGACCAACGGGCGAATGGGCGAATAGTCGTCATTCTCCAGAAGGGCAGTATAGTAGAACGCACGCAGGAGCTTGCCGCGCTGCATGAATTCCTGGCGGAGGAGC includes:
- a CDS encoding class I SAM-dependent methyltransferase, with the protein product MASDKAHWDAVYAARDEDALTWFEATPDLSLQMIHAYLMPADAILDVGGGASRLVDALLADGYGDVTVLDLSDAALAISRDRLGARAASVRWIAADITTWHPDRQVTLWHDRAVFHFLTTREDRAAYVAAMRAALKPGGYAIISSFALDGPETCSNLPVQRYAPETLAATLEAFAPGQFRLVESRPHVHVTPKGNQQSFQISVFQRM
- the ispH gene encoding 4-hydroxy-3-methylbut-2-enyl diphosphate reductase, whose amino-acid sequence is MTKPPLTLYLAAPRGFCAGVDRAIKIVEMALGKWGAPVYVRHEIVHNKFVVDDLRAKGAVFVEELDECPDDRPVIFSAHGVPKAVPAEAARREMVFVDATCPLVSKVHIEAERHHANGLQMVMIGHEGHPETVGTMGQLPPGEVILVETVADVAEITPRDPEKLAFITQTTLSVDDTAEVVAALQGRFPAIIGPHKEDICYATTNRQEAVKAMAPRADAMLVVGAPNSSNSKRLVEVGARAGCDYAQLVQRATDIDWRALDGITSIGITAGASAPELLVNEVIDAFRARYDVSVEQVETAVENVEFKVPRVLREPA
- a CDS encoding trimeric intracellular cation channel family protein, producing the protein MIATLDYMSVAIFALTGALVASRAQLDIIGFFFVACLTAVGGGTIRDLLLNRDPVFWLADPTYLGIACIAALIVFFTAHLFESRYRLILWLDAAALAVAVAAGVSVAIAMDQSAPIVLVMGVATGTLGGLMRDVVCNELPLVLKQGELYVTAAFAGAGAALITPLATPHSLAPIIACIATCFALRAGSLAFGWRLPVYKPRPPKS
- a CDS encoding peroxiredoxin-like family protein yields the protein MLMPRQKTPDLTVPLLGGGQFDLSAEDSPRGVVICFYRGLHCPLCATYLTEFEKLAGDFAERGVASVAISSDGQERTQAMADKIGAEKLRFGYDLTLTKAREWGLYISTSRGKTSIGIEEPPLFAEPGLFLINPDQTLYYMSVQTMPFVRPHFRELLGAVDFAIDKNYPARGEYDGPI
- a CDS encoding DUF3429 domain-containing protein, which produces MMRIPPSALILGLAGLIPFLWGAATLASPALQGWSVRSLGPALTGPFVLQSYGIVILCFMSGTLWGFATRAAGAVAASGYALSTLPALWAFFMAGGNPNTAAVALLAGFIALLPLDYMFWRQRLAPQWWMRLRLILTAVVVVCLGIGVIT
- a CDS encoding LabA-like NYN domain-containing protein codes for the protein MFYRDERLALFIDGSNLYAAAKALAFDIDYKLLRQEFMQRGKLLRAFYYTALLENDDYSPIRPLVDWLHYNGFTMVTKPAKEFTDSQGRRKVKGNMDIELAVDAMEIAPHVDHIVIFSGDGDFRPLVAALQRKGVRVSVVSTIRSQPPMIADDLRRQADNFIELDELKDVIGRPPREPREMDEHEIETVET
- the rnhA gene encoding ribonuclease HI, producing MAELFAYTDGACSGNPGPGGWGALLIARDGERVVKTRELKGGESDTTNNRMELLAAIHALEALERPSLLTVVTDSAYVKGGITAWLHNWKRNNWRTATKKPVKNEDLWRRLDAANARHQVTWEWVKGHAGHPENERADELARAGMAPFKPK
- the fmt gene encoding methionyl-tRNA formyltransferase, whose protein sequence is MKIVFMGTPDFSVPVLDALVTAGHEIVAVYCQPPRPAGRGKKDRPSPVQARAEALGLPVRHPVSLKSAEAQAEFAALGAEVAVVVAYGLILPQAVLDTPTRGCLNIHASLLPRWRGAAPIHRAIMAGDAETGVCIMQMEAGLDTGPVLLRRAVPIEAEETTGALHDRLSALGAEAIVDALAGLDALTPEVQPEDGVTYAAKIDKAEARIDWGQPAVEVDRLIRGLSPFPGAWTMLDGRRIKLLRSRVATGDGGPGEVLEGLRVACGNGAVEILELQAEGRARQDAAAFLRGTSVSPGVVLGEIR
- a CDS encoding LysE family translocator, which codes for MISLQFLVTAFVVVIAPGTGVIYTLALGLGQGRRAAISAAFGCTLGIVPHLLAATLGLAALLHTSALLFQVVKFAGVAYLLYLAWQALKSDGALAIREEAKPENLWRIARRGALINILNPKLSIFFLALLPPFLSGNPASATAEMALLGAIFMALTFAVFLLYGVFAAAARSWILGSARVMRWLNRSFAGIFALLAGRLAFERA
- a CDS encoding class I SAM-dependent methyltransferase — translated: MSDQGTIDAYDARAASYAALDINEAQTESLRAFLASLPAGGTILDLGCGPGLQAKAMQDAGFAVTGLDATPAFVTAARSVGIDARHGTFDDVTETEAYDGIWASFSLLHAPRADFPRHLTALAKALRPGGYLYLGMKLGAGEGRDALGRFYSYYSEAELRTALEGLGLTVSDVTTGTGAGLAGTTDPFILITAHG